In Zingiber officinale cultivar Zhangliang chromosome 1A, Zo_v1.1, whole genome shotgun sequence, a genomic segment contains:
- the LOC122012677 gene encoding protein SENSITIVE TO PROTON RHIZOTOXICITY 2-like: MIPASSSSAAAAGLHNLYRGMEEILYSPTPSAAAKDGTVSHALLYGLSVLKDKVQQLESLVGVFLYPNRTADGESVAAGLANTVQEIICAASSLSCTIQQAAASVSTINGELQANAKGGDKSGAMDFTFQESEFEFLAAASAGKAKKQAPREHGKGKAIGSSEDVITSSEAKNSSAYEWEIVELAAADLLAKFTHYCQVCGKGFRREANLRMHMRAHGEEYKSSAALQANPAKGGRDQAAMRKYSCPQAGCRWNRGHAKFQPLKSVVCAKNHYRRSHCPKMYVCKRCSQKQFSVVADLRTHEKHCGDPRWRCSCGTNFSRKDKLLGHVALFVGHSPETSCIRRP; this comes from the coding sequence ATGATTCCTGCTAGCTCCtcatccgccgccgccgccggcttACACAACCTTTACAGAGGTATGGAAGAAATCCTCTACTCTCCGACGCCGTCGGCAGCCGCGAAGGATGGCACCGTCTCCCATGCTCTTCTCTACGGCCTCTCCGTCCTCAAGGACAAGGTGCAGCAGTTGGAGTCCTTGGTCGGCGTCTTCCTCTATCCGAACCGGACCGCCGACGGGGAGTCGGTGGCGGCCGGCCTGGCCAACACGGTTCAAGAAATCATCTGCGCCGCATCCTCTCTCAGTTGCACGATCCAGCAAGCCGCCGCCTCCGTGTCGACCATCAACGGGGAGCTGCAGGCCAACGCGAAGGGCGGCGACAAGTCGGGCGCGATGGATTTCACTTTCCAGGAGAGCGAATTCGAGTTCCTCGCCGCTGCCAGCGCCGGGAAAGCGAAGAAGCAGGCGCCACGTGAGCATGGCAAGGGCAAAGCCATAGGGAGTAGTGAAGACGTGATCACGTCTAGCGAGGCCAAGAACAGCAGCGCGTACGAGTGGGAGATCGTCGAGTTGGCGGCGGCGGATCTGTTGGCGAAGTTCACGCACTACTGCCAAGTGTGCGGGAAGGGGTTCCGGCGGGAGGCGAATCTGCGGATGCACATGCGGGCGCACGGGGAGGAGTACAAGTCGTCGGCGGCGCTGCAGGCGAACCCGGCGAAGGGAGGGAGAGACCAGGCGGCGATGAGGAAGTACTCGTGCCCGCAGGCGGGGTGCAGGTGGAACCGCGGGCACGCCAAGTTCCAGCCGCTCAAGTCGGTGGTGTGCGCGAAGAACCACTACCGGCGGAGCCACTGCCCGAAGATGTACGTGTGCAAGCGGTGCAGCCAGAAGCAGTTCTCGGTGGTGGCGGACCTACGCACGCACGAGAAGCACTGCGGGGACCCGCGGTGGAGGTGCTCCTGCGGGACGAATTTCTCGAGGAAGGACAAGCTTCTGGGGCATGTGGCCCTCTTCGTAGGCCACTCGCCGGAGACGAGTTGCATTCGCCGGCCATAA